Sequence from the Sphingobium indicum B90A genome:
ATCAGGAACCGATCGAGCAGGGTCGGGATGACCGTGCGCGTGCCGTTCAGCTCCCGCTCGTCGGCGACGCCGTTATGTTCGGCCATTGCCCGTATCCGGTTGAAGACATTTGCCCAGATGAATTGCGGGATCAGCAAAAGGCCCAGTATCTTCCAGCGGAAGGGCGACAGGAGGATCAGGCCGTAGAAAAGCAGCGCCCACAGCACATAGCGAATGCGCAGCCCCAGGCTGAAGTCGTAACCGAAGCGTCCGGGATTGTGGAAATTGGCGAAGGGCGCCCAGACGCGGCTGTCCCGCGCCATGCGATGGAAGTTGAGGCCGGTCACGCTGCGGACCAGCAGCCAGGCCATGGCGGCGCCGCTTTTCGGGAAGTGCTGGTCGCTGTCCCGCCGCTGCACGCGATAGTCGCGATCGCGCAAGGTGTTGGTGTAGCGGTGGTGATACATGTGATTGGCGCGGTACAGGTCGATGCTGAAGCCGAGCGGATAAGCGACGAAGATGTCGCCGATCAGATCGTTGAGGCGGCGATTGCTGAACAGCATCCCGTGGCAGGCGTCGTGCATCATGACCGCCAGGCACTGAATGCGCGATCCGATGACGAAGCCGGCCAGCAGATAGACGGGGATTCGGTCCACATGGATGGCGACGGCGCCCGCCCCGATTGCTATCGCCCATTGGAGGACGAGCAGCAGGGCGTTGCGACGGTTGTCGATGACCGACAGTTCGCGGACCAGCGCCAGGGTGCCGCGCCGCGAATAGCGATATCCGGGTGGACGCTCCTTGGCGACCTCTTCCATGGGCCCATGTCTCCGAATGCCGCGCAAAGCCAGTCGCGGGGGACGCTATGAGCGGCGCGATCGAGCGTCAAGTGCGCACCCTGCGTCA
This genomic interval carries:
- a CDS encoding fatty acid desaturase family protein yields the protein MEEVAKERPPGYRYSRRGTLALVRELSVIDNRRNALLLVLQWAIAIGAGAVAIHVDRIPVYLLAGFVIGSRIQCLAVMMHDACHGMLFSNRRLNDLIGDIFVAYPLGFSIDLYRANHMYHHRYTNTLRDRDYRVQRRDSDQHFPKSGAAMAWLLVRSVTGLNFHRMARDSRVWAPFANFHNPGRFGYDFSLGLRIRYVLWALLFYGLILLSPFRWKILGLLLIPQFIWANVFNRIRAMAEHNGVADERELNGTRTVIPTLLDRFLIAPFNVSYHLEHHLFPSVPWPNLRRLHAHLMTDPTYAADAHITRGYWGMIRELMPPRASAGESGPVVPSEAKS